A genomic segment from Capra hircus breed San Clemente chromosome 15, ASM170441v1, whole genome shotgun sequence encodes:
- the TPBGL gene encoding trophoblast glycoprotein-like, producing MAPRAGQPEHRGPLLPGLLLVAAALSRPAAPCPFQCYCFGGPKLMLRCASGAELRQPPRDVPPDARNLTIVGANLTVLRAAAFAGGDADGEEAAEGGVRLPHLTALRLTHNNIEVVEDGAFDGLPSLTALDLSHNPLRTLGGGAFRGLPALRSLQLNHALARGGPALLAALDAALAPLDELRLLGLAGNALSRLPPAALRRPRLEQLDVHLNALAGLDPDELRALERDGGLPAPRLLLADNPLRCGCAARPLLAWLHNATERVPDARRLRCAAPRALHNRPFLDLDETQLRCADGDADGRGDEVEVAGPELEASYVFFGLVLALIGLIFLMVLYLNRRGIQRWMRNLREACRDQMEGYHYRYEQDADPRRAPAPAAPTGSRATSPGSGL from the coding sequence ATGGCCCCGCGCGCGGGACAGCCGGAGCACAGGGGCCCGCTGCTGCCGGGGCTGCTGCTCGTGGCGGCGGCGCTGAGCCGACCCGCCGCGCCCTGTCCCTTCCAGTGCTACTGCTTCGGCGGCCCCAAGCTGATGTTGCGCTGCGCGTCCGGCGCCGAGCTCCGGCAGCCGCCGCGGGACGTGCCGCCCGACGCGCGCAACCTCACCATCGTGGGCGCCAACCTGACGGTGCTGCGCGCGGCCGCCTTCGCCGGCGGGGACGCGGACGGGGAGGAGGCGGCGGAGGGCGGCGTGCGCCTGCCGCACCTGACCGCCCTGCGCCTCACGCACAACAACATCGAGGTGGTGGAGGACGGCGCCTTCGACGGGCTACCCAGCCTGACGGCGCTCGACCTGAGCCACAACCCGCTGCGCACCCTGGGCGGCGGCGCCTTCCGCGGGCTGCCCGCGCTGCGCTCGCTGCAGCTCAACCACGCGCTGGCGCGGGGCGGCCCCGCACTGCTGGCCGCGCTGGACGCCGCGCTCGCTCCGCTCGACGAGCTGCGCCTCCTGGGCCTGGCGGGCAACGCGCTTAGCCGCCTGCCGCCCGCCGCTCTGCGCCGGCCGCGCCTGGAGCAGCTGGATGTGCACCTCAACGCCCTGGCCGGCCTGGACCCCGACGAGCTGCGGGCGCTAGAACGCGATGGCGGCCTCCCGGCTCCGCGCTTGCTGCTCGCGGACAACCCCCTGCGCTGCGGCTGCGCCGCGCGCCCCCTGCTGGCCTGGCTACACAACGCCACGGAGCGCGTACCCGACGCGCGGCGCCTGCGCTGCGCCGCCCCGCGGGCGCTGCACAACCGGCCTTTCCTGGACTTGGACGAGACGCAGCTGCGCTGCGCCGACGGCGATGCCGACGGTCGCGGGGATGAAGTGGAAGTCGCCGGCCCCGAGCTGGAAGCCTCCTACGTCTTCTTCGGGCTGGTTCTGGCGCTCATCGGTCTCATCTTCCTTATGGTGCTCTACCTAAACCGCCGCGGCATACAGCGCTGGATGCGCAACTTGCGCGAGGCGTGCCGGGACCAGATGGAAGGCTACCACTACCGCTACGAGCAGGACGCCGACCCGCGCCGCGCGCCCGCCCCGGCCGCGCCCACCGGCTCACGCGCCACTTCCCCGGGTTCGGGCCTCTGA